One segment of Deltaproteobacteria bacterium DNA contains the following:
- the priA gene encoding primosomal protein N' — translation MFVEKISSPPFFADVAVPLPISGTSVLSYRAREETSAVLTPGVRVVVPVGKRKITGIFIRWSQPESPVAPEKTKEILDILDETPVFPQNLIQLWQWATKYYLTTPGEMLAGMLPGGALREGEIIVSIRKEHPKKRQRATQKADLEEQTDVPPSSCPLLTGNEQLLWEHIQEKAPVSTKALRRQLPAFSLPRLLQRLEELHLITVRDRVRRKTAPRKENAEISRSREGEEHTVQLSSSQTEACEQILTSLQAEEFRVFLLHGVTGSGKTEVYLRVAHAALARGRRVLFLVPEIALTHQLMAQVRARFGHGVAVLHSAQTPPERWEIWRRIARGEVEVVVGARSAVFAPLENLGVIIVDEEHDSAYKQEENPRYHARDLAIVRGQMEACPVVLGSATPSLESYVHTQNRRYRLLELPERVESRPLPTVEVVDLRRRQRDANDTDRIFSAVLREALIENYEAGKQSLLFLNRRGYANYLQCRSCGETLSCGQCSVTLTFHLQGRVLRCHYCGYTQKAPDYCPHCRESELEGSGVGTEQVEEALLQLLPHVKVARLDRDSVRKKGVLGKVMESWHARATNVLIGTQMITKGHDAPGVTLVGVLLADVALNLPDFRAAERTFQLLTQVAGRAGRGEEPGRVIIQTYAPQHYSIRCATKHDFRRFAALELRYRKKLSYPPFARLVNVRFEGREEDRVRAAAERFAERFTAQSLSARQTLAILGPAPAPIERIKGRIRWQVLIKGVDRLALHESVRKMQEDLEVHGYSPQLRIVVDVDPYNML, via the coding sequence ATGTTTGTCGAGAAAATTTCTTCCCCCCCTTTTTTTGCCGATGTTGCCGTCCCCCTACCGATAAGTGGGACCAGCGTTCTTTCGTACCGGGCGCGGGAAGAAACGTCGGCTGTCTTGACCCCGGGGGTAAGAGTCGTCGTCCCTGTAGGTAAGCGAAAAATAACAGGAATTTTCATTCGTTGGAGTCAACCGGAAAGCCCCGTAGCACCTGAAAAAACTAAGGAAATTCTTGATATCCTCGATGAAACCCCTGTTTTTCCTCAGAACCTGATCCAGTTATGGCAATGGGCGACGAAGTATTATCTGACTACTCCTGGAGAGATGTTAGCGGGCATGTTGCCCGGCGGTGCGTTACGTGAAGGCGAAATTATCGTCAGCATTAGGAAAGAGCACCCCAAAAAACGTCAGCGTGCTACTCAGAAGGCAGACCTTGAGGAGCAGACCGATGTGCCACCGTCTTCTTGTCCTCTTCTCACCGGCAACGAACAACTACTGTGGGAACACATCCAAGAGAAAGCGCCGGTTTCCACGAAAGCGCTGCGCCGCCAATTGCCGGCTTTCTCACTTCCTCGCCTGCTGCAAAGACTCGAAGAGCTGCACCTCATTACCGTGCGAGATCGTGTCAGAAGGAAAACAGCACCGAGGAAAGAAAACGCCGAGATATCGCGCTCCCGCGAGGGCGAGGAGCACACTGTGCAGCTCTCCTCCTCTCAAACCGAGGCGTGTGAACAGATCCTTACGAGTCTCCAAGCCGAAGAATTTCGCGTGTTTTTACTGCATGGCGTGACGGGCAGCGGGAAAACGGAAGTCTATCTCCGTGTCGCACATGCAGCCCTTGCCCGGGGACGACGTGTCTTGTTTCTCGTTCCAGAAATCGCCTTGACACACCAATTGATGGCGCAGGTCCGGGCACGGTTTGGGCACGGGGTGGCCGTGCTCCACAGTGCGCAAACTCCCCCAGAACGCTGGGAGATTTGGCGTCGTATCGCGCGGGGAGAAGTCGAGGTCGTCGTCGGTGCCCGTTCCGCCGTGTTCGCACCGCTTGAAAATCTCGGCGTTATTATCGTGGATGAAGAGCATGACTCGGCGTACAAACAAGAAGAGAATCCCCGCTATCATGCCCGAGACTTAGCCATCGTCCGCGGGCAGATGGAAGCCTGCCCGGTGGTGTTGGGCTCGGCGACGCCCTCTCTCGAAAGCTATGTGCACACCCAAAATCGTCGCTATCGGTTGCTCGAACTTCCCGAGCGCGTGGAATCGCGCCCATTGCCGACCGTGGAAGTCGTCGATTTACGCCGCCGACAACGGGACGCAAACGATACGGACCGCATTTTTTCCGCTGTGTTGCGCGAGGCGCTTATCGAGAATTACGAAGCGGGGAAACAAAGTCTGCTGTTCTTAAATCGACGAGGATACGCAAACTATTTGCAGTGCCGCTCTTGTGGAGAGACACTCTCGTGTGGGCAGTGCAGCGTCACCTTAACGTTCCATCTCCAGGGGCGAGTGCTGCGCTGTCACTATTGCGGCTACACGCAAAAAGCGCCGGACTACTGTCCGCATTGCCGCGAATCCGAACTCGAAGGAAGCGGCGTGGGCACCGAGCAAGTCGAGGAGGCATTGTTGCAACTGTTGCCTCACGTCAAAGTAGCCAGACTCGACCGCGATAGCGTGCGCAAAAAAGGCGTTCTGGGAAAAGTCATGGAATCGTGGCACGCGCGCGCGACCAATGTCTTAATCGGCACGCAAATGATCACAAAAGGTCACGACGCGCCGGGCGTCACGCTGGTGGGCGTGCTCCTGGCTGACGTGGCGCTGAATCTGCCCGATTTCCGTGCGGCAGAGCGTACTTTTCAGCTGCTCACGCAGGTCGCCGGACGTGCCGGACGCGGAGAGGAGCCGGGGCGAGTCATCATTCAAACCTACGCTCCACAGCATTACAGCATTCGCTGCGCGACCAAGCATGATTTTCGTCGTTTTGCCGCCCTTGAGTTACGCTACCGTAAAAAGCTCAGCTACCCGCCCTTTGCCCGCCTCGTGAATGTGCGCTTCGAGGGAAGGGAAGAAGACCGGGTGCGCGCAGCCGCGGAACGATTTGCCGAGCGCTTCACAGCTCAGTCTTTGTCAGCGAGACAAACGCTCGCCATTTTAGGTCCGGCCCCCGCCCCGATCGAGCGGATAAAAGGCCGCATCCGTTGGCAGGTCTTGATAAAAGGTGTCGACCGTCTCGCACTCCACGAGTCGGTGCGTAAAATGCAAGAAGATCTTGAGGTTCATGGATACTCCCCGCAGTTGCGCATCGTCGTTGATGTCGATCCCTATAACATGTTATAG
- the pilM gene encoding type IV pilus assembly protein PilM has translation MDIGSSSVKMLEVRDTKDALCLVSAGIAPLPSDAVQGNVVRDPKSVAQALRTLMASQHVRTSEVITAVPGPAAIVKRATFPLQPANDLHETILFEAGNYIPENLEDVNLDYHILDFIEEANAVEVVLVAVRKEVMDSYISAIRDAGLVPILVDVDYFALENMVEANYASSPEEIFVLLHIGARCSLISVLKRGCTVFTGDVPVGGALFTETLSRELGLSHGEAEELKIFGSMETARQRQAEDALAPIFSQLLDETERMLSFFWAGETTEQLPTVYLSGGSARLPGLVGLVSERLQAPVILSDPFRALSMSRHVDERFVRDHASALAISMGLATRRPGDK, from the coding sequence GTGGACATCGGTTCAAGTTCAGTGAAGATGCTCGAAGTCCGCGACACTAAAGACGCACTCTGTCTTGTCAGCGCGGGGATTGCTCCGCTCCCTAGCGATGCCGTCCAGGGGAATGTCGTTCGAGATCCGAAGAGTGTGGCCCAGGCCCTCCGTACACTGATGGCCTCCCAGCACGTTAGAACTTCTGAAGTCATCACCGCAGTGCCAGGCCCGGCAGCTATCGTCAAACGCGCGACCTTTCCGCTTCAGCCTGCGAACGATTTGCATGAAACCATCCTCTTCGAGGCGGGAAACTACATTCCAGAAAACTTGGAGGACGTGAACCTCGATTACCACATTCTCGACTTCATCGAGGAAGCGAATGCCGTGGAGGTGGTTTTGGTAGCAGTCCGCAAAGAGGTCATGGACAGCTACATTTCCGCCATCCGTGACGCCGGTCTCGTGCCCATCCTCGTCGATGTCGATTACTTCGCCCTAGAGAATATGGTTGAGGCGAACTACGCATCGAGTCCTGAAGAGATCTTTGTACTTCTGCACATCGGCGCGCGGTGCTCCTTAATTAGCGTGCTGAAAAGAGGGTGTACGGTCTTTACCGGCGACGTGCCCGTAGGAGGAGCGCTGTTTACTGAGACGCTTTCCCGCGAGCTAGGACTCAGTCACGGGGAAGCTGAGGAGCTGAAGATCTTTGGCAGCATGGAGACGGCACGGCAGAGGCAGGCAGAAGATGCTCTCGCCCCTATTTTTTCCCAATTGCTCGATGAAACAGAACGGATGTTGAGCTTTTTTTGGGCAGGAGAGACGACAGAACAGCTCCCGACCGTGTATCTCAGCGGCGGCAGCGCTCGGCTGCCTGGACTTGTGGGTCTCGTAAGCGAGCGGCTCCAGGCCCCCGTGATCCTCTCCGATCCTTTTCGGGCGTTGTCGATGAGCCGTCATGTAGATGAACGATTCGTCCGTGACCATGCTTCAGCTTTGGCGATCAGCATGGGACTCGCGACTCGAAGGCCGGGGGATAAGTGA
- a CDS encoding DUF1016 domain-containing protein, translating into MGAKKKTLKTPAVRADSASARASRGRTHPGEASFPVAPGRSELPRGYAKTLGEIKQRILQERLRVVLTANAAMVLLYWDIGRMILDRQEREGWGARVIDRLSADLREAFPEMKGFSPRNLKYMRAFAAAWPDVAIVQQVAAQLPWFHNCLLLDRVPDPTARNWYIRQVTEQGWSRNILAMQIDAQAHRRHGKAITNFKATLPPGDSDLAAQVFKDPYLFDFLGTADPRREREVEQALVDHIQRFLLELGSGFAFVGRQVHLEFASHDYYLDLLFYHLKLRCYVVIELKAVAFEPGFAGQMNMYLSAVDDLLRHSDDKPTIGLLLCRAKDGFIVEYALRDVRKPIGVASWETTLVEKLPEELKGSLPTVEELEAELSREGNKR; encoded by the coding sequence ATGGGAGCTAAGAAAAAGACCCTGAAGACGCCAGCGGTTCGTGCAGACAGTGCCTCCGCGCGCGCCTCGCGGGGGCGCACTCACCCGGGCGAAGCCTCCTTCCCTGTCGCACCTGGACGGTCAGAACTGCCGCGCGGTTACGCCAAGACGCTCGGGGAGATCAAGCAGCGCATCCTGCAAGAGCGGCTGCGCGTCGTCTTGACCGCCAATGCGGCGATGGTGCTGCTCTACTGGGATATTGGCCGGATGATCCTCGACCGCCAGGAGCGTGAAGGCTGGGGCGCACGAGTGATCGACCGTTTATCCGCCGACTTGCGCGAGGCATTCCCGGAGATGAAGGGGTTTTCACCACGCAACCTCAAGTACATGCGAGCCTTCGCTGCGGCCTGGCCCGACGTGGCAATTGTGCAGCAGGTTGCTGCACAATTGCCCTGGTTCCATAACTGCTTGTTGCTGGACCGTGTGCCCGACCCGACGGCGCGGAATTGGTACATCCGTCAGGTGACGGAGCAGGGCTGGTCGCGCAACATCTTGGCCATGCAGATTGACGCTCAGGCCCACCGCCGGCATGGCAAGGCCATCACCAATTTCAAGGCTACGCTGCCGCCCGGCGATTCCGACCTAGCCGCGCAGGTCTTCAAGGACCCGTACCTGTTCGACTTTCTCGGCACCGCCGACCCGCGCCGCGAACGCGAAGTCGAGCAGGCGTTGGTGGATCACATTCAGCGCTTCCTGCTGGAATTGGGTAGCGGCTTCGCCTTCGTTGGTCGCCAAGTACACCTCGAATTCGCGAGCCACGACTACTACCTCGACCTGCTCTTCTACCACCTGAAGCTCCGCTGCTACGTCGTCATCGAGCTGAAGGCGGTGGCGTTCGAGCCCGGCTTTGCCGGCCAGATGAATATGTACCTGTCGGCGGTGGACGACCTGCTGCGGCACTCGGACGACAAACCGACCATCGGGCTTTTGCTGTGCCGGGCGAAGGACGGCTTCATCGTCGAATACGCGCTACGCGACGTACGCAAACCCATAGGCGTCGCGAGCTGGGAAACCACCCTCGTCGAGAAGCTGCCGGAGGAACTGAAAGGCAGCCTGCCGACGGTGGAAGAACTCGAAGCGGAACTGAGCCGCGAAGGGAATAAACGATGA
- a CDS encoding PilN domain-containing protein: MEEQVATLRKQNQSLTALNVRRKDLEGKIRTIGVLVDRPRRVASIRVLDELSLRTPERLWLTEYREHQGFAQIRGKSIDNQTIASFAYNLSASPYLRSVEIRETQQDMAANLPQGDKSGAIEGGSVAAPAMTQFVIEATINYEGAGEDTGKQESIPLTEKGSMETLTRGEGE; this comes from the coding sequence TTGGAAGAGCAAGTCGCAACACTTCGCAAGCAAAATCAGTCTCTTACAGCGCTGAATGTTCGCAGAAAAGACCTGGAGGGCAAAATACGGACTATCGGCGTCCTTGTTGATCGGCCAAGAAGAGTGGCCTCCATCCGTGTTCTTGACGAGCTGAGCCTGCGTACTCCAGAGAGGCTCTGGCTGACGGAATATCGGGAACATCAAGGCTTCGCCCAGATTCGGGGGAAATCGATCGATAATCAGACGATTGCCTCTTTCGCGTACAATCTTTCTGCATCTCCTTACCTGAGAAGCGTCGAGATCCGCGAAACTCAACAGGACATGGCGGCCAACCTTCCTCAAGGCGATAAAAGTGGAGCAATAGAAGGGGGTTCCGTTGCTGCGCCCGCGATGACTCAATTCGTCATCGAAGCCACGATCAACTACGAGGGCGCTGGCGAGGACACAGGGAAACAAGAGAGTATCCCTCTTACGGAAAAAGGGTCCATGGAAACCCTGACGAGGGGTGAGGGAGAGTAG
- a CDS encoding glutamate mutase L produces MTSHPLRIILATDCGSTTTKAILVQQLGDEYRQTHRGEAPTTVEAPFEDVTRGVLNAIQEVEELSGRTILDGERIITPARGDTGVDIYISTSSAGGGLQIMVAGVVKSMSTESAQRCALGAGAIVMDALAANDGRPSYEKIERIRHLRPDMLLLAGGTDGGTIPHVVEIAEYIAAADPRPRLGIGYQLPVIYAGNIDARPQVQRILGERTALSITDNIRPVLEQENLMPARHKIHDLFLEHVMAQAPGYKKLISWAGAPIIPTPAAVGMIIETVARREGINVIGVDIGGATTDVFSVFQSIFNRTVSANLGMSYSVSNVVAEAGLDNIRRWLPFAFDEQTLRNQIKNKMIRPTTIPQTLNDLQVEQAIAREALRLALEQHKQLAVGLKGVQQERSVSDAFEQTASGQSLVDMFALDLIIGSGGILSHAPRRAQSMTMMVDAYAPLGITRLAVDSIFMMPHLGVLSTVHEQAATEVFAKDCLVPLGTCVAPNGTGKPGTPCFSYRLALPDKRLLEGTLAVGDLQLFPLATGQEASLEVTPTKGFDFGAGNGKKFTGKVHGGVVGLLLDARGRPIITAREEAARVRQLQAWAKAVDLYPEEREGNVESRSQKTE; encoded by the coding sequence ATGACGTCCCACCCTCTGCGCATCATTCTTGCCACCGACTGCGGCAGCACCACGACCAAAGCCATTCTCGTTCAACAGTTGGGAGACGAGTATCGACAAACCCACCGTGGCGAGGCGCCAACAACCGTCGAAGCTCCATTTGAAGATGTGACTCGTGGCGTGTTGAACGCTATCCAAGAAGTTGAAGAGTTGTCAGGTCGCACCATTCTTGATGGGGAACGCATCATCACACCGGCGCGCGGCGACACCGGCGTGGACATTTACATCTCGACCAGTAGCGCAGGCGGCGGGCTGCAAATCATGGTCGCTGGCGTGGTCAAATCGATGAGCACGGAAAGCGCGCAACGCTGCGCTCTCGGCGCTGGCGCGATTGTGATGGATGCCCTCGCGGCCAACGACGGTCGTCCGAGCTATGAGAAAATCGAACGCATTCGTCATCTACGACCGGATATGCTCTTGCTCGCTGGTGGGACGGACGGCGGGACGATTCCGCATGTCGTCGAGATTGCCGAGTACATCGCCGCGGCTGACCCACGTCCGCGTCTCGGTATCGGTTATCAATTACCGGTAATCTACGCCGGCAATATCGATGCGCGTCCGCAGGTCCAACGTATTCTTGGTGAGAGAACCGCCCTGTCCATCACGGACAACATCCGTCCTGTACTCGAACAGGAAAACCTCATGCCCGCACGGCATAAGATCCATGACCTGTTTCTCGAACACGTCATGGCGCAGGCGCCGGGTTACAAAAAGCTGATCTCCTGGGCGGGAGCGCCCATTATTCCCACTCCAGCAGCAGTAGGAATGATTATCGAGACGGTCGCGCGTCGCGAAGGGATCAACGTCATCGGCGTGGATATCGGCGGCGCCACCACCGATGTCTTCTCGGTTTTTCAGTCCATTTTCAATCGCACTGTCAGCGCGAACCTGGGCATGAGTTATAGCGTCTCGAACGTCGTAGCCGAAGCTGGGCTCGATAACATTCGCCGCTGGTTGCCGTTCGCGTTCGACGAGCAGACCTTGCGCAACCAAATCAAAAACAAGATGATCCGCCCGACCACGATTCCACAGACCTTGAACGATCTCCAGGTCGAGCAGGCGATCGCCCGCGAGGCGCTGCGATTGGCGTTGGAGCAACATAAACAGCTTGCGGTTGGCCTCAAGGGCGTACAACAAGAGCGCTCGGTCTCCGACGCCTTCGAGCAAACCGCATCAGGACAAAGTCTCGTCGATATGTTCGCACTCGATCTCATCATCGGCAGTGGTGGTATTCTCTCGCACGCGCCGCGCCGCGCCCAGTCCATGACGATGATGGTCGATGCCTATGCGCCGTTGGGCATCACCCGGCTCGCGGTCGATAGTATTTTCATGATGCCGCACCTGGGCGTGTTATCGACGGTCCACGAACAGGCCGCCACGGAAGTGTTCGCCAAAGACTGCTTGGTACCGCTCGGCACCTGTGTCGCACCCAACGGGACCGGCAAACCCGGGACCCCATGTTTTTCGTACCGCTTGGCGCTGCCGGATAAACGCCTGCTCGAAGGCACGCTCGCCGTGGGCGACCTCCAACTGTTCCCTTTAGCAACAGGCCAAGAAGCGTCCTTGGAAGTCACCCCAACCAAAGGATTCGACTTTGGCGCGGGGAACGGAAAAAAATTCACCGGCAAAGTACACGGCGGTGTCGTGGGTCTCCTGCTCGACGCGCGCGGACGCCCAATCATCACCGCACGGGAGGAAGCCGCACGGGTGCGGCAGCTCCAAGCCTGGGCAAAGGCGGTGGACTTGTATCCAGAAGAGCGGGAAGGGAATGTAGAATCCAGGAGTCAGAAGACAGAATGA
- a CDS encoding nucleotidyltransferase yields MSRDWESTFRSWGQAPSQTERDKCENAERAIRKAIAASSALAARSITVFAQGSYANRTNVRQDSDVDICVCCHDVFYYDLPAGVLRESYGITPASYEYAQFKNEVGAALGDYFGYSAVTRGNKAFDVHANSYRVDADVVPTFEYRRYTSASAYHEGTKFLPDNGGKVINWPTQNYDNGVGKNQRTGERFKAMVRIMKRLRNEMNVATIDAAKPIPSFLNECLVWNVPNEGFGHDTYKEDVRYVIAYLWNNTRTVDSCGEWGEINELKYLFRSTQPWTREQTNTFLQAAWNYVGFE; encoded by the coding sequence GTGAGCCGTGACTGGGAAAGCACATTTCGCTCGTGGGGACAGGCACCAAGTCAAACGGAACGCGATAAGTGCGAGAACGCCGAACGAGCAATTCGTAAGGCGATCGCAGCGAGTTCCGCACTCGCCGCACGCTCCATTACTGTCTTCGCTCAAGGTTCCTACGCCAATCGCACCAACGTGCGCCAGGACAGCGACGTCGATATCTGTGTTTGCTGTCACGACGTCTTCTACTACGACCTGCCTGCCGGCGTTCTTCGAGAGTCATACGGCATCACGCCGGCCAGCTATGAGTACGCACAGTTCAAAAACGAGGTCGGTGCTGCACTCGGCGACTACTTCGGCTATTCGGCAGTGACCCGAGGGAACAAGGCCTTTGACGTGCATGCGAACAGCTACCGCGTCGATGCCGACGTGGTTCCGACTTTCGAGTACCGCCGGTACACATCGGCTTCCGCCTACCACGAGGGAACCAAGTTCCTGCCCGACAACGGAGGCAAGGTCATCAACTGGCCAACCCAAAACTACGACAACGGCGTCGGCAAGAACCAGCGTACTGGTGAACGCTTCAAGGCGATGGTCCGCATCATGAAGCGCCTCCGGAACGAGATGAATGTGGCTACCATCGATGCAGCGAAACCGATTCCGTCGTTCTTGAACGAGTGCCTGGTGTGGAACGTGCCGAACGAGGGCTTCGGCCATGATACCTACAAAGAAGACGTGCGGTATGTGATTGCCTACCTTTGGAACAACACCAGAACTGTTGACTCGTGCGGTGAATGGGGCGAGATCAACGAACTCAAATACCTGTTCCGGAGCACCCAGCCGTGGACCCGCGAGCAGACCAACACGTTTCTTCAGGCCGCGTGGAACTACGTTGGCTTTGAATAA
- a CDS encoding methionyl-tRNA formyltransferase, translating into MSKPLRLVFMGTPAFAVPALQMLLAGRDSVVGVFTQPDQPSGRGMTLRAPPVKTLAAEHGLPVFQPAKLRDPLVLDRLTEWQPDLIIVVAYGKMLPNAILDFPSLGCINVHASLLPKYRGAAPMQWALARGEAQTGITIMRIGERMDAGDILHQCAIPIHDDDTGESLHDTLSQLGATMLQEALSLLKQGRLSARPQDEAAATYAPMIKKEDGRIDWSQDAPAIERRIRAFNPWPSAYTTFHGKLLKILKAKLEPNQDRAISSSGTVVAASSVDLIVSTGGGRLAVLEVQLEGKKRLPIAEFLKGHAIRPGEVLGA; encoded by the coding sequence TTGTCCAAGCCGCTCCGCCTTGTCTTCATGGGCACCCCGGCGTTCGCCGTCCCCGCGCTGCAAATGCTGCTCGCCGGGAGAGACTCTGTTGTCGGTGTCTTCACCCAACCCGATCAACCCTCCGGGCGCGGCATGACGCTCCGCGCGCCACCGGTAAAAACGCTGGCGGCAGAACATGGTCTCCCGGTTTTTCAACCTGCGAAGCTGCGCGATCCGCTCGTGCTCGACCGTCTTACCGAGTGGCAGCCGGACCTGATTATCGTCGTTGCTTACGGGAAGATGTTGCCAAACGCAATTCTCGATTTTCCTTCGCTCGGCTGTATAAATGTTCATGCTTCCTTGTTGCCGAAGTATCGAGGGGCGGCACCGATGCAATGGGCGCTTGCGCGAGGGGAGGCGCAAACCGGCATCACCATCATGCGCATCGGCGAACGTATGGACGCTGGAGACATTCTGCACCAGTGTGCCATTCCCATTCACGATGACGATACTGGAGAAAGTCTTCACGATACACTTTCTCAGCTTGGGGCAACGATGCTGCAAGAAGCCCTCTCGTTATTGAAGCAAGGACGCCTTTCTGCCCGACCGCAGGACGAAGCCGCAGCGACCTATGCGCCAATGATCAAGAAGGAAGATGGGCGTATCGACTGGAGCCAAGACGCCCCGGCTATCGAGCGGCGGATTCGCGCCTTCAATCCTTGGCCTTCGGCCTACACGACGTTTCACGGAAAACTACTCAAAATCTTGAAGGCTAAGCTGGAACCGAACCAGGATCGTGCGATCTCCTCCAGTGGCACCGTCGTCGCGGCATCCTCCGTCGATTTGATAGTGTCCACCGGCGGCGGACGGCTTGCCGTGTTAGAAGTCCAGCTCGAAGGCAAGAAACGCTTGCCCATTGCCGAATTTCTTAAAGGCCACGCGATTCGGCCCGGGGAAGTCCTTGGCGCATAA
- the def gene encoding peptide deformylase, with amino-acid sequence MIRPILHYPDPRLKQSGQDVSHINGDLVSLVDDLVVTMYNAPGIGLAAVQIGAPQRIIVVDINHEEPGKDLLKLINPVITAREGDIVWEEGCLSVVDYTAEVKRSAKIELTAWTPDEKEIIFQAEDLLAVVLQHEIDHLEGKLFIDRISRLKRELYARKVKKLIREGRPLEARKGQAAI; translated from the coding sequence ATGATCAGACCAATTTTGCACTATCCCGATCCCCGCCTAAAGCAAAGCGGCCAGGATGTTTCTCATATCAACGGCGATCTCGTAAGCCTCGTCGATGACTTGGTCGTCACCATGTATAACGCGCCCGGCATCGGTCTCGCCGCCGTTCAAATCGGTGCCCCGCAGCGCATTATCGTGGTGGACATCAACCATGAGGAGCCAGGGAAAGATTTACTCAAGTTGATTAACCCGGTGATTACCGCCAGAGAAGGCGACATCGTCTGGGAAGAAGGCTGCCTCAGCGTCGTCGACTATACGGCGGAAGTGAAACGTTCGGCGAAGATCGAACTCACGGCGTGGACGCCAGACGAGAAAGAGATTATTTTTCAAGCTGAAGATCTCCTGGCAGTTGTCCTGCAACACGAAATCGATCATCTCGAAGGCAAACTCTTCATCGACCGCATCAGTCGGCTCAAGCGCGAACTCTACGCTCGCAAGGTCAAGAAACTCATTCGCGAAGGCCGCCCACTCGAAGCCCGCAAGGGCCAAGCCGCTATTTAG
- a CDS encoding cyclase family protein, which translates to MPEKYTMDDVKALSQKYKNWGKWGTNDQLGTLNYITPEKVIDAAKLVKQGKTFSLAIPFDDKGPQTGSFGRFNPIHFMLQDGGDILAGAQNHLPNIRYTDDAVTMPLQCATQWDALAHIMYEDRMYNGFAANEVTSTGAKKNGIENAKSKIITRGVLLDMPRYKGKQWLEPGEAIYPADLDGAAAMAKVGIGNGDIVLIRTGQIAQVRAEKSWGTYSGGPAPGLGVACAAWLCEKQVAGYATDTWGTEVIPNETPDVFQPLHIILIVHVGMLVGEIFDFEELAEDCAQDGVSEFLFVAPPLPITGAVGSPVNPQAIK; encoded by the coding sequence ATGCCAGAAAAATACACGATGGACGACGTGAAAGCCTTATCGCAGAAGTACAAGAACTGGGGCAAATGGGGAACGAACGATCAACTCGGTACGTTGAACTACATTACGCCGGAGAAAGTCATTGATGCCGCGAAATTAGTAAAACAAGGCAAGACCTTTTCGCTAGCGATTCCGTTCGACGATAAAGGCCCACAGACCGGTTCGTTCGGACGCTTCAACCCGATTCATTTTATGTTGCAAGACGGTGGCGACATTCTGGCCGGTGCGCAGAACCATTTGCCCAATATCCGCTACACCGACGATGCCGTTACCATGCCGCTCCAGTGCGCCACTCAATGGGACGCGCTCGCCCACATCATGTATGAAGACCGCATGTACAATGGCTTCGCAGCCAACGAGGTCACCAGCACCGGAGCCAAGAAGAACGGCATCGAGAACGCGAAAAGTAAGATTATTACCCGCGGCGTTTTGCTCGATATGCCGCGCTATAAAGGCAAGCAGTGGTTGGAGCCGGGAGAAGCGATCTACCCGGCGGATCTCGACGGCGCGGCAGCAATGGCGAAAGTCGGCATCGGCAACGGCGACATCGTCCTGATCCGCACCGGGCAGATTGCGCAGGTGCGCGCGGAAAAAAGTTGGGGCACCTACAGCGGCGGACCGGCCCCTGGTCTCGGCGTCGCCTGTGCCGCGTGGTTGTGCGAAAAGCAGGTCGCTGGCTATGCCACCGATACTTGGGGAACGGAAGTCATCCCCAACGAAACCCCGGACGTGTTTCAGCCGCTGCATATCATTCTTATTGTCCACGTTGGCATGCTGGTCGGCGAGATTTTCGACTTTGAAGAGTTGGCTGAAGATTGCGCCCAGGACGGAGTCTCGGAGTTTCTGTTCGTGGCACCGCCGCTGCCTATCACCGGTGCAGTCGGTTCGCCGGTCAATCCACAAGCGATTAAGTGA